Proteins from one Cicer arietinum cultivar CDC Frontier isolate Library 1 chromosome 3, Cicar.CDCFrontier_v2.0, whole genome shotgun sequence genomic window:
- the LOC101504773 gene encoding transcription factor ICE1 isoform X2 encodes MERYTLPLPPGVHNTLTIPWTEPQQLTSWTTPNSEPKHNDQDIAIAIAMGSSLPFFKPEPQPEPDINYYNINNSDNSPSNYVHVPFDSNPTKTTDNFLLHQNTNTMDASNPHPFFQNNNNYFFNNNNNNNNPFEMGFENGFFMGNNNTSISNTSVFMGGSLELSSASEFPPSLELEAPPPPPPVVPFNASFSMPLELSQPQQQQPTTLFQKRRGALEIPRLETVGNKKKRKVEKKWEEEGNEVDGDVDVDDFSGLNYDSDENGNDLNNSNGTVVTGGDQKGKKKKGLPAKNLMAERRRRKKLNDRLYMLRSVVPKISKMDRASILGDAVDYLKELLQRINDLHNELESTPPGSLLPPSATASFHPLTPTPPTLPCRVKEDLYPSDLLSPKNQSPKVEVRVREGRAVNIHMFCTRRPGLLLSTMRALDTLGLDVQQAVISCFNGFALDVFRAEQCREGQDVLPEQIKAVLLDSAGYHSMN; translated from the exons ATGGAGCGTTACACGCTACCCTTACCACCCGGAGTTCATAACACTCTCACTATACCTTGGACAGAACCACAACAACTAACTTCATGGACCACACCTAACTCCGAACCTAAACACAACGACCAAGACATCGCCATTGCTATTGCCATGGGTTCCTCTCTCCCTTTCTTCAAACCCGAACCACAACCCGAACCTGATATCAACTACTACAACATCAACAACAGCGACAACTCTCCCTCCAACTACGTTCATGTTCCATTTGATTCAAATCCAACTAAAACAACTGATAACTTTCTCTTACACCAAAACACAAACACCATGGATGCATCAAATCCACACCcttttttccaaaacaacaacaactatttcttcaacaacaacaacaacaacaataacccATTTGAAATGGGTTTCGAAAATGGTTTCTTTATGGGAAACAACAACACTTCAATTTCAAACACCTCTGTTTTCATGGGTGGGTCCCTCGAACTGAGTTCAGCTTCCGAGTTTCCACCGAGTCTCGAACTCGAagcaccaccaccaccaccaccagtAGTACCGTTTAACGCTTCTTTTTCGATGCCTCTTGAGTTGTCGCAACCGCAACAGCAACAACCTACGACACTGTTTCAGAAACGGAGAGGGGCGTTGGAGATTCCGAGGTTGGAGACAGTGGGGAACAAGAAGAAGAGAAAGGTGGAGAAGAAATGGGAAGAAGAAGGGAATGAAGTTGATGGTGATGTtgatgttgatgatttttcagGGTTGAATTATGATTCTGATGAGAATGGAAATGATTTGAACAATTCAAATGGGACTGTTGTTACTGGTGGAGATCAAAaagggaagaagaagaaggggCTGCCAGCGAAGAATCTCATGGCTGAGAGGCGCCGGAGGAAGAAACTCAATGATAGGTTGTACATGCTTAGGTCTGTTGTGCCAAAGATTAGCAAG ATGGACAGAGCTTCAATACTTGGAGATGCAGTTGACTACTTGAAGGAGCTACTGCAGCGGATTAATGATCTTCATAACGAACTGGAATCAACTCCACCTGGCTCACTGCTGCCACCTTCTGCAACTGCAAGCTTTCACCCATTGACACCCACTCCACCAACCCTTCCCTGTCGAGTCAAGGAGGATCTATATCCAAGTGACTTGCTAAGCCCCAAAAACCAATCTCCCAAG GTGGAAGTTAGGGTAAGGGAAGGGAGAGCTGTCAACATTCATATGTTTTGTACCCGAAGACCGGGACTTTTGCTTTCTACCATGAGGGCTTTGGATACCCTTGGATTGGATGTTCAACAAGCTGTTATTAGCTGTTTCAACGGCTTTGCTTTAGATGTATTCAGAGCCGAG CAATGCAGAGAAGGCCAGGATGTTCTTCCTGAGCAAATTAAAGCAGTGCTGTTGGATTCAGCAGGCTACCATAGTATGAATTGA
- the LOC101504773 gene encoding transcription factor ICE1 isoform X1, with translation MERYTLPLPPGVHNTLTIPWTEPQQLTSWTTPNSEPKHNDQDIAIAIAMGSSLPFFKPEPQPEPDINYYNINNSDNSPSNYVHVPFDSNPTKTTDNFLLHQNTNTMDASNPHPFFQNNNNYFFNNNNNNNNPFEMGFENGFFMGNNNTSISNTSVFMGGSLELSSASEFPPSLELEAPPPPPPVVPFNASFSMPLELSQPQQQQPTTLFQKRRGALEIPRLETVGNKKKRKVEKKWEEEGNEVDGDVDVDDFSGLNYDSDENGNDLNNSNGTVVTGGDQKGKKKKGLPAKNLMAERRRRKKLNDRLYMLRSVVPKISKMDRASILGDAVDYLKELLQRINDLHNELESTPPGSLLPPSATASFHPLTPTPPTLPCRVKEDLYPSDLLSPKNQSPKVEVRVREGRAVNIHMFCTRRPGLLLSTMRALDTLGLDVQQAVISCFNGFALDVFRAEQQCREGQDVLPEQIKAVLLDSAGYHSMN, from the exons ATGGAGCGTTACACGCTACCCTTACCACCCGGAGTTCATAACACTCTCACTATACCTTGGACAGAACCACAACAACTAACTTCATGGACCACACCTAACTCCGAACCTAAACACAACGACCAAGACATCGCCATTGCTATTGCCATGGGTTCCTCTCTCCCTTTCTTCAAACCCGAACCACAACCCGAACCTGATATCAACTACTACAACATCAACAACAGCGACAACTCTCCCTCCAACTACGTTCATGTTCCATTTGATTCAAATCCAACTAAAACAACTGATAACTTTCTCTTACACCAAAACACAAACACCATGGATGCATCAAATCCACACCcttttttccaaaacaacaacaactatttcttcaacaacaacaacaacaacaataacccATTTGAAATGGGTTTCGAAAATGGTTTCTTTATGGGAAACAACAACACTTCAATTTCAAACACCTCTGTTTTCATGGGTGGGTCCCTCGAACTGAGTTCAGCTTCCGAGTTTCCACCGAGTCTCGAACTCGAagcaccaccaccaccaccaccagtAGTACCGTTTAACGCTTCTTTTTCGATGCCTCTTGAGTTGTCGCAACCGCAACAGCAACAACCTACGACACTGTTTCAGAAACGGAGAGGGGCGTTGGAGATTCCGAGGTTGGAGACAGTGGGGAACAAGAAGAAGAGAAAGGTGGAGAAGAAATGGGAAGAAGAAGGGAATGAAGTTGATGGTGATGTtgatgttgatgatttttcagGGTTGAATTATGATTCTGATGAGAATGGAAATGATTTGAACAATTCAAATGGGACTGTTGTTACTGGTGGAGATCAAAaagggaagaagaagaaggggCTGCCAGCGAAGAATCTCATGGCTGAGAGGCGCCGGAGGAAGAAACTCAATGATAGGTTGTACATGCTTAGGTCTGTTGTGCCAAAGATTAGCAAG ATGGACAGAGCTTCAATACTTGGAGATGCAGTTGACTACTTGAAGGAGCTACTGCAGCGGATTAATGATCTTCATAACGAACTGGAATCAACTCCACCTGGCTCACTGCTGCCACCTTCTGCAACTGCAAGCTTTCACCCATTGACACCCACTCCACCAACCCTTCCCTGTCGAGTCAAGGAGGATCTATATCCAAGTGACTTGCTAAGCCCCAAAAACCAATCTCCCAAG GTGGAAGTTAGGGTAAGGGAAGGGAGAGCTGTCAACATTCATATGTTTTGTACCCGAAGACCGGGACTTTTGCTTTCTACCATGAGGGCTTTGGATACCCTTGGATTGGATGTTCAACAAGCTGTTATTAGCTGTTTCAACGGCTTTGCTTTAGATGTATTCAGAGCCGAG CAGCAATGCAGAGAAGGCCAGGATGTTCTTCCTGAGCAAATTAAAGCAGTGCTGTTGGATTCAGCAGGCTACCATAGTATGAATTGA
- the LOC101504238 gene encoding zerumbone synthase-like isoform X2, translating into MCAFKFTQDPPKVNTLLVSLRIRSSLSHHIMIRTLPRKLKLKNITNGTLIQKSSRFYATVGGRRLEGKVAIITGSASGLGKATAHEFVQHGAQVIIADTDTKLGPQVAKQLGPSAQYVECDVTVEAQIEEAVNVAITNYGKLDIMYNNAGITGPISPPSITELDLDEFDKVMRINVTGIISGIKHAARVMIPKGYGSIICTSSISGLFGGLGPHPYTISKSTIPGVVKSVASELCGVGIRVNCISPAAIPTPMSLTQVGKFLPGFTQEQIAEVVSGLGVLKGAKCEDIDVARAALYLASDEAKFISGHNLIVDGGFTSFKNFVFPSPDKTV; encoded by the exons ATGTGTGCTTTCAAATTTACCCAAGATCCACCAAAGGTCAACACTCTTCTAGTTTCCCTTAGAATCAGATCTTCACTTTCTCACCACATCATGATCAGAACACTACCCAG gAAGTTGAAGCTCAAGAACATCACCAATGGTACTTTGATTCAAAAAAGCAGCAGATTCTATGCAACGGTTGGTGGAAGAAG GCTAGAAGGAAAAGTGGCAATCATAACAGGGTCAGCAAGTGGACTTGGAAAGGCTACAGCCCATGAATTTGTCCAACACGGGGCCCAAGTCATAATCGCCGACACTGACACTAAACTTGGGCCACAAGTTGCAAAACAATTGGGCCCTTCAGCACAGTATGTTGAATGTGATGTCACCGTTGAGGCCCAAATAGAAGAAGCTGTAAATGTGGCCATCACAAACTATGGTAAACTAGACATCATGTACAACAATGCTGGTATAACAGGCCCAATAAGCCCACCAAGCATAACCGAATTGGAccttgatgaatttgacaaaGTTATGAGAATCAATGTAACGGGAATCATTTCGGGTATAAAGCATGCGGCCCGTGTGATGATCCCAAAGGGCTATGGGTCCATTATATGCACATCAAGCATAAGTGGGCTATTTGGTGGGCTTGGGCCACACCCATATACAATATCAAAGTCTACAATACCTGGGGTGGTGAAATCTGTGGCTAGTGAACTATGTGGAGTTGGGATTAGAGTCAATTGTATATCACCAGCTGCAATTCCTACACCAATGTCATTGACTCAAGTTGGAAAATTTCTTCCTGGTTTTACCCAAGAACAAATAGCTGAAGTTGTGAGTGGGCTTGGTGTTCTAAAAGGTGCAAAATGTGAGGACATTGATGTGGCTAGGGCTGCATTATATTTAGCTTCGGACGAAGCCAAGTTTATTTCGGGTCACAATCTCATAGTTGATGGAGGGTTCACCTCCTTTAAAAattttgtgtttccttctccgGATAAAACGGTCTAA
- the LOC101504238 gene encoding zerumbone synthase-like isoform X1 — MCAFKFTQDPPKVNTLLVSLRIRSSLSHHIMIRTLPRKLKLKNITNGTLIQKSSRFYATVGGRSRLEGKVAIITGSASGLGKATAHEFVQHGAQVIIADTDTKLGPQVAKQLGPSAQYVECDVTVEAQIEEAVNVAITNYGKLDIMYNNAGITGPISPPSITELDLDEFDKVMRINVTGIISGIKHAARVMIPKGYGSIICTSSISGLFGGLGPHPYTISKSTIPGVVKSVASELCGVGIRVNCISPAAIPTPMSLTQVGKFLPGFTQEQIAEVVSGLGVLKGAKCEDIDVARAALYLASDEAKFISGHNLIVDGGFTSFKNFVFPSPDKTV, encoded by the exons ATGTGTGCTTTCAAATTTACCCAAGATCCACCAAAGGTCAACACTCTTCTAGTTTCCCTTAGAATCAGATCTTCACTTTCTCACCACATCATGATCAGAACACTACCCAG gAAGTTGAAGCTCAAGAACATCACCAATGGTACTTTGATTCAAAAAAGCAGCAGATTCTATGCAACGGTTGGTGGAAGAAG CAGGCTAGAAGGAAAAGTGGCAATCATAACAGGGTCAGCAAGTGGACTTGGAAAGGCTACAGCCCATGAATTTGTCCAACACGGGGCCCAAGTCATAATCGCCGACACTGACACTAAACTTGGGCCACAAGTTGCAAAACAATTGGGCCCTTCAGCACAGTATGTTGAATGTGATGTCACCGTTGAGGCCCAAATAGAAGAAGCTGTAAATGTGGCCATCACAAACTATGGTAAACTAGACATCATGTACAACAATGCTGGTATAACAGGCCCAATAAGCCCACCAAGCATAACCGAATTGGAccttgatgaatttgacaaaGTTATGAGAATCAATGTAACGGGAATCATTTCGGGTATAAAGCATGCGGCCCGTGTGATGATCCCAAAGGGCTATGGGTCCATTATATGCACATCAAGCATAAGTGGGCTATTTGGTGGGCTTGGGCCACACCCATATACAATATCAAAGTCTACAATACCTGGGGTGGTGAAATCTGTGGCTAGTGAACTATGTGGAGTTGGGATTAGAGTCAATTGTATATCACCAGCTGCAATTCCTACACCAATGTCATTGACTCAAGTTGGAAAATTTCTTCCTGGTTTTACCCAAGAACAAATAGCTGAAGTTGTGAGTGGGCTTGGTGTTCTAAAAGGTGCAAAATGTGAGGACATTGATGTGGCTAGGGCTGCATTATATTTAGCTTCGGACGAAGCCAAGTTTATTTCGGGTCACAATCTCATAGTTGATGGAGGGTTCACCTCCTTTAAAAattttgtgtttccttctccgGATAAAACGGTCTAA